The following are encoded together in the Daucus carota subsp. sativus chromosome 5, DH1 v3.0, whole genome shotgun sequence genome:
- the LOC108203287 gene encoding uncharacterized protein LOC108203287, which translates to MDEQIKDQFRSINDHFISIDHRISANESRFDGKLEEILQMMRNLKEVGTGSNANRSESLVTPPGGNVKTLSFTPKVEFPRFDGTGPKNWVKKCAKYFSLCKIPEDQRVDLASLYMFDKAEVWISNYLTTRKQVDWGEFVIDLSARFKDDISHDIVEQFNKLQQYTTLEEYIDDFENLRSLLLQSNHTLPETYVLESFIGGLKPAVKPFVRAFKPVSVADAILYARLQEESLSNTHKTAKLPMSPTIKPISQGFTKENPKPFKFIPAEVRAEKMAKGLCYYCDKKYERGHKCQFKEAQLFTVEIPCDTTTVITEEEVEGMVQEEFSDEPCISVNALMGSNTFNTMRVQGWVQGKPIHILIDSGSTHNFLDIKTAQQLGCRKESIGLQAITVADGNHIACQHVVKNFGWKLGGKFFNAEAMLIELGSCDMVLGIQWLSTLGNINWDFKKLIMEFVIEGQKVKLKGIASQKLKVLKGQPSLKLLQNSTQLCLLQLRQVGVSSNELCQLEKSQETSIPDNTNADIHTKLRELKEQYHDIFKEPDQLPPVRGLFDHRIPLGVGSNPVSIRPYRYPLKQRDIIENIIEEMLQKGIIQQSASPFASPVVLVGK; encoded by the exons ATGGACGAGCAGATCAAAGATCAATTTCGTTCCATTAATGATCATTTTATCTCGATCGATCATCGAATTTCTGCAAACGAATCTCGATTTGATGGAAAATTGGAGGAGATTTTGCAGATGATGCGAAATCTTAAAGAGGTTGGAACTGGCAGCAACGCAAATAGGAGTGAATCTCTGGTGACACCTCCTGGAGGTAATGTCAAAACCCTAAGTTTCACACCTAAGGTTGAATTTCCTAGATTTGATGGAACTGGACCTAAAAACTGGGTGAAAAAATGTGCTAAATACTTTTCACTCtgtaagattcctgaagatcaACGAGTAGATCTTGCCAGTTTGTATATGTTTGATAAGGCTGAAGTTTGGATTTCTAACTACTTAACTACTCGTAAACAAGTTGATTGGGGAGAGTTTGTAATTGATTTGAGTGCCAGATTCAAGGATGATATTAGTCATGATATAGTAGAGCAATTCAATAAGCTTCAGCAGTATACTACTTTAGAAGAGTATATTGATGACTTTGAAAATTTGCGTTCACTACTGTTACAGAGTAATCATACTTTACCTGAGACATATGTGCTTGAGAGTTTTATTGGAGGTTTGAAACCTGCTGTTAAACCGTTTGTGAGAGCCTTTAAGCCTGTGTCAGTGGCTGATGCAATTTTATATGCCAGACTACAGGAAGAATCCTTGAGTAATACTCACAAAACAGCAAAACTTCCTATGTCCCCTACT ATTAAGCCAATATCACAAGGATTTACTAAGGAAAATCCAAAACCATTTAAGTTCATTCCTGCTGAGGTTAGGGCTGAGAAAATGGCTAAAGGATTGTGTTACTACTGTGATAAGAAATATGAAAGGGGACATAAATGTCAATTTAAAGAAGCTCAGTTATTCACTGTGGAAATTCCTTGTGATACTACAACAGTTATTACAGAAGAAGAAGTAGAAGGAATGGTGCAAGAGGAGTTTTCTGATGAGCCTTGCATTTCTGTTAATGCTTTAATGGGGAGCAACACTTTTAATACTATGAGAGTTCAAGGTTGGGTGCAAGGGAAACCTATTCATATATTGATTGACTCTGGAAGTACTCACAATTTCTTGGATATAAAAACAGCACAGCAACTAGGTTGTAGGAAGGAAAGTATTGGTCTGCAGGCTATCACAGTAGCAGATGGAAATCATATAGCTTGTCAACATGTTGTAAAAAATTTTGGTTGGAAGTTAGGAGGAAAATTTTTCAATGCAGAAGCAATGTTGATTGAGTTGGGTAGTTGTGATATGGTATTGGGAATTCAATGGCTTAGCACTTTAGGGAATATTAATTGGGACTTCAAAAAATTGATTATGGAGTTTGTAATTGAGGGACAGAAGGTGAAGCTTAAGGGTATAGCTTCTCAAAAATTAAAGGTGCTAAAAGGTCAACCTTCTCTCAAACTGTTGCAGAATAGTACTCAACTGTGTTTGTTACAGTTAAGACAAGTTGGTGTATCAAGCAATGAATTGTGTCAGCTGGAAAAATCTCAAGAAACTTCCATACCTGACAATACAAATGCAGACATTCATACCAAATTAAGAGAGCTGAAGGAACAGTACCATGATATATTCAAAGAACCAGATCAGTTGCCTCCAGTAAGAGGATTATTTGATCATAGAATACCTTTAGGGGTAGGTTCTAATCCTGTCAGTATCAGGCCTTACAGGTATCCTCTAAAACAAAGAGACATCATAGAAAATATTATTGAGGAAATGTTGCAGAAGGGCATAATTCAGCAGAGTGCATCTCCTTTTGCCTCTCCTGTGGTATTAGTTGGAAAATAA